Sequence from the Besnoitia besnoiti strain Bb-Ger1 chromosome Unknown contig00014, whole genome shotgun sequence genome:
GGATGCCAGGCTTATGCGTGGCCGTACTgctggaggagggcgacttGGTCCTTGGGCAGAGTGGCTTGCGCGAAGCTCTTGGCCTCTGCCTGCATCTTCctgctttccttcttcttctggtAGTAGGCGCTGGAGCGAGTCTTTCTCTtggcctccaggcgcgcgacgaggtcGCCGTGAGACCAGCCGACCTGAGACGAAAGATCGCCCAGTCTGCAGTAGTTGCGCGTGGGCTTCAGACGCACGATGCGCAGAGCGCTCGGAACAACCATGCGCTTCATGCGCTCAATCATGGTAGGGATGCCCTCGAACACCTGGAAAAGAAAACAAAAGCACACAGCGGCATGTAGTACGTGCACCCCTGCATGCGTGGACGTGCATAattatacacatatacagatgcaatacatatacatacatatatacatatatatatttatgcacaagcacacacagacacgaCACGTGATGTTGGTGTATGGGAATCATGGGAACGGATTCCATCATCGCGCAAAGCTTTACAGCATTCGGCGCCTCACACCACGTGTATGATACACGCCCTCAGCCGGGAACCGGATGAATATGTATGTCTCCAGGTAGGGAGGCAAATACTGCTGCAACCGCCTGTAGGCCGTGCGCCTCCGCATTAGCCTCTAGAAACCTTCATTAGGCCCCACATCGACGCCAGCAGTGCCGCGCGAGCTCTATGTGCAACGTATCCAGGTTGggagcatatatataaatatatatatatatatatatacgtatatgcgCACGCACCTGAAGTCTGGAGAGCGCCTTCTGACCGCGCTCAACCTTGTGTCTCAACATGCCGCGGATCGTTCTCCAGAGGATGCGGGAAGGGGCGCGCAAGTGATAGGGGCCGCGAGACGGGTTAGAGTTCatgcggagacgaaggaaacgCTGGTACTTCAGTCGGTTGCGGTGAAGAGATCCTGAAAACAGGCCATACCCACGCAATCGCGTTTGCTCGTGAAGAGCGAGGGTGCCCGAGTCAGCCACTACGCACACACATCCATACACGTCTCTTCAGAGGTACGCATACGCTCCGGCTCAGGAAAACCCGCCGCAAAGCACCACTCAGCATTCGCATTCTCTGGGGTTCGAAacgcaggcagacgcggcgatgAGTAGACGCGCAGCCGACCCAGCTCAAACTGCTCACACCAAAATCCCCTTGCTTGTTTGCGCGTGTACGTCCTATACGCGCGTAGCAACCAAGGGAGTGGTGTTCCCATTTCCGGCGAATGGGCGACAGTCTTACCGGAGATGTTGATGTCTTCGCAACGGACGCAGATGATTTGCTGACCCTTGAGGAGCTCCTTGGCGACGACCGAAGCCAGGCGGCCCAACAAGTGGCCTTGGCAGTCGATCACGACGACCTGAAAGACAAAAAGTAAAAACACAAACCAAGGGAGATGCACGCGTCATGGAAAGAAGACAGCTGCGAATAGCATGATGTGCAAGCAAACGCCCCTCCCCGGCAGGATCAAGCCTCCAGTTATCGGTTTGTACGGCCTCTGAAAACGCAGGCACCGACGCAGGGTTCACCAGTGTacgagggagagacacgAAACTTGAAAAAGCGCCCCCCTTTTTCCTCGGTCTCGTTACAGACTTAGTAAGCCACCGGACCCTAGGACGGCGAGAAAACCGACCTTCAGGCCAGCGTCCAGAAAAAGGATTCAAAGGAACTTGCAGAAACAAGGCGTCACAATTCGGTAGGTACAGAATTAGCTCGCACGCTTGGAAACTCTcacacagacgcagagaaacggGTCGTGCGGAGGCGGTGCAGCCCCGTAGCGCCCCGTCATGCCTCGCTCCCGCCAGCTGAGGCGGCCTCGTGCTCCGCAGGTGGAACTGTCGAGAATACAGCACGCTAGACTCGAGAAGGAGGATTGAGACAGAGAAAAAATCGAGTTCTCCCCCTCAGCTCACGGGGCAATAAAGGGAGAAAATCTGGAGTAGTTGATTGGGAAGGCTGCTGGGGGTGTGCATGCTGTGCCGCAGCCGAATACAGAtcgccgcgggcggtgcACATGCGGCCGGCAAAACGGGAGTTGTTCCAGCTTTTGAGAGTCGAAAAAAAGGATTCCTCCCGTCTCACGTTGAGAGAACGCGAAAACGGACAAAGACCAGAGCTACGCATGCACATCGTTGACGCGAATATCGGCCACTCTCCTTCCCCACAAACCGAAGGGGGGAATCTTCTCCCCCTTTCCCTCCCCTCGCTTTCCTTGGGATCATACAGACACTTCAGCCACAACTCGAGACGTTTGCTCCCCACTCAAGCCGTCTTCTGAACGGCAGAAACGTCAGGAATCCCCAAGAAACGAGGAACAAACCCGCGAACAATGTCTGAGCCGCATAGGGAACGCGGGAGGGGCGATGAACACGGCGATGTGTCGACGTTTTTCGTTTTCCCCGTTTGCGTACCTTCTTGAACGTCATTTTGGATGCTTCCTTGGCGAATCAGTCCGCTGGAGACAAAATTCTTTCTACGCTGCGAAGTTTCAAGCagcagaaaagaagaaggagacacaAGAGTGGCGCGTTCTCCCTGCCGACGGCAAGGGCTAAAAGCAGCGAGGCGTTTGGCAACGTACTTTCACAGAAGGACTGCTGTATATAAGCCGAGCACGGTCACATCTGCGCAGCGCCCACCTGCATGTAGACGACGCCTCTATTTTTTCGGCCCAGTCAGCTAGGACTACGGACCTTGAGCGCCACAGAGAACAGCACATCGCTATGAACCAAGTGCGCGTGTCGCATGCATTACACGAAAACTTGCTTTCCTTGCGTACATCTTGATGCGAGCTGCTCTGACCAATGGCTGCGGGGCTAACGTGAATCCCTCTACAAATATCCATGCATGCTCCTCTGTAATTTCAACTCTAGCTGCGATTTTTTTGCgctctttttcctcctctgaTGTGTGATATGTGGAAATGCGGCATACAGAGAGGACCGCCAACAGGGACGTAGAAACgcggcatgcatgcagaaaTCGTGGAGTTTGTACTAAAAGAGAATGCTTTTCAAGCCGCGGCAAGACCTTTTTCACTCTGCCTTTCCAAAAAAGTTACCTCGCAGACCTAAGCGCAGGCAATGATGCCACCAACGTATTGTGAAGGCCGCTAAAAGTGCTGGATGAACCATTTTCTGGTGATTCGAAAGCCTACTACAGCAGGGGTCCCTCGACCTAACTTACTTTGGACGGCCAGGGAGCGAAAAAGCACCCAACTGCGGTGGCTGAGAGATTCTGCTGCATATGAAGTAGTTCACGTTCCGCAGAATATGCCAGCGAGCTGACACACGTACTCTGCATGTCACAGTTCAGGCAAGAAAGACCCCCGCAGAGGAAATATATCGGATGATAATGGCAGGTGACACGCGATAATCGAGCCATTAGTCCCTCAAATCTGAAAGGCTGAAGATGCCAAAGCTGACGCCAGCCGGAGGTCAATGCAAGAAACAGTTATGACGCTTGTGCCTCTTGACGGGAAACAGTATTCGATCTGGGTTGCACGCCCCTTGGTAGCGAGCCTTCCAAAGTACTAGGAATTTTAGATTCTGTAACGTGCCGAGTGGAGTGACGGTATTCACCGCGCGACTTCGGATCGAAAGTGCAGAGCGCTGCCTGAATGGTCGCTTCCGGTGAcgagccgcggaagaagtTCTCCAACTCGTCTGCACAGAACTACTGCTCATTTGTGCAGCACGCCGACGCACCGCGGAAGCAAACGTCATGTTCATCGCTGCAGTCTCGCGCGATACTGCAGAAAATGGCCATAGAGCGAAGGTGCAGCGTGCGAGGTACTCTATTCCGAAGCAATCCGCTTCACGCTGGCATTCCTGCTCTTGCGGCAACAGACGATAGCTGCTAAGGCGCGCTTTCCAGTTGGAGTCGGCAGTGCGGCCGCAGCAACGACAACCATGAATATGCAGATGTATCTACCTTTCTGTATCTagggagaaagcgaagagaacGGACTGTCGATGTATCCGCGTCGCTGTGCCACAGCTTCCTCCCTTTGAGGAATGAAATGCATTCTTTCTGCTCAGAGTGCACCCATGTATCGTGTGTGATGACGGGGTGGGCGGGAGCGTCGCTTCGACCCTGAAGTGCACCGGCTCGGAAGCTAAAAATACCTTTTTGTAGAGTTCGGGGGGATCGAGAATAGACGTCTCGAAAAACATGACAAAAGCAGCGACAAATCTAACAAGGACTGCGGAAGTAGGGGTACTTCGTCCATGTTGCTCACCCTCCGACCCAACGCCGCTTGCGCTACgagtgcatgcacgcgcatATGAAATAGAATGACCGCGCGCAGCCAGGTGGCGCTCCCGCGCTCCTCGTGCCCtccagatatatatatatatactactatatatatatgtactatacatatatatgtactgCAAGCTCGGACAGAGAACCACGCGGCGAAGACCCTCGAAAACTAAATAGGGGGGCCGACTCCGAATCGCCCGACAGCGGGTGTCGCTGCGAGGCCGCACACGCCTCATCTGCGCTGGGCGCGCCCTCCCCTAAGCCAtgtggcgcaggcggcagttCGAACGTAGACTCGGACTCGCATCGCTACCCCCTACGCATTCGGAGCGCTTCACACGCCTCCACCTGACTCTTCTTTCCATTCGTCAGCCCTTAAATGGAAAAATAATCAGACGCACATGCATCCGAAACATACACGGGCTCAACGGGGCATATGGCCCTGTCTATCCTGGGACACCGGAACCGGCAAGACTCGAGAGGATGGGGTCTGCCTGAACCTGCgcggcatgcatgcgccgcaaAGGCCTTGCCAAACAAAAACTACTCGAGAAGGCGCACCAGAGTCTTCATCTTAGCCAGTCGGCCGCGCCGACATCGGCGCGGAGTCGCGGTGCAAAGAATCAAGGAATCGACGCGCTGGAAACCGACATTACACGCACCTCCAGCCCCACGTGCGCCATCCGTCATCTGTCGAATGCAGACCCGCTGGGCGTCTTTGCGGCAGGAACCCCTTCCGGTCTGTTCCAAACGTGTTCGCCCCCCTGCCGTGTGTTCGCCTAGTTCGCCTcttgccttcctctctcggcaATGAACCCCGAAgaccgcggcgccttcaTCTGCCCGTCGCCGAAgccagagaggagcgaggacgGAAAGgccgctcctgcggcggcatGAGCAGTTTCCAAGTAGTTTCTGGGGGGGCATTGACCCACGAGTGCCCACTTTCTGCGgagcctccttctccgcccaCTTGCGACGGGCCGTCGGGGACTGAAGCAAACGGAGACTCCCGGTACCTCATAGGGGCGCGATCCGCGGACGCGTTGCATAAGAAGTTATCAGAGCGCAGAGCCTCTCCCTTTTTTCCAAGCGAACTCGGATCCGAGAAGCACAAGACGTCGGGCTGCGGCACACAGGGCCCCGCAAAAGGGACGTGCCTGCTGGCCTTGGGCGCGAGGTTCTCTTTgtccctgtctccttctctccgtgACAACACTTCAGAGTGGGCCTCAAACGAAAACTGCGATCCCTCCTCGTGacccgctcgcggcgcgaaggagaagccCGGGGCCTCGAGATCCGCAGCCGGGCTAGTCCGCTCGGGCACCCTCGGTGAGGCTAGGCCCATAGGCCTTGCTTGCCGCATGGAGGGCAGCTCAGCTGTGTTGAAACTCTGTGAGTCTGGCGACGAGTAGACTTGGAAATCTTTGCTCGGGAAGGAGGAGCCGTAACTCGGCGGTacgctctcgcgcttccgcaGGCCTTTCATCTTTCccggcagctgcgggcgGAAGGCGTCCGTTTCTTGAGCACCGAATTCAAACCACCGCTCACTCTTCTTTTG
This genomic interval carries:
- a CDS encoding ribosomal protein RPL13A (encoded by transcript BESB_024840), encoding MTFKKVVVIDCQGHLLGRLASVVAKELLKGQQIICVRCEDINISGSLHRNRLKYQRFLRLRMNSNPSRGPYHLRAPSRILWRTIRGMLRHKVERGQKALSRLQVFEGIPTMIERMKRMVVPSALRIVRLKPTRNYCRLGDLSSQVGWSHGDLVARLEAKRKTRSSAYYQKKKESRKMQAEAKSFAQATLPKDQVALLQQYGHA